ttattattgCAAACTATGCTTATTTAGTCGTCCAAGTTCCTATTATCAATCATTTATAACATGAATTTATTCAGACGGTTTTAGTCATCTcccttttttaaaataatttatagaatgATTAAAAGTGGTGTAATTTGTATTTCACCGTATGTCTCATTGATTTGTAAAGTAGATTTCACATTTTTTACTTATTGATATTCTTATTATATATcgttatataatatataatagtaaaataatgttataacatatattaaaatgtattataataaactaaaacattggattttttttactatattttatgaACATCTTAAAAATATGTAGTAATTtggtgatatatatatatatatatatatatatatatatatatatatatataaccaaatgtgaaatagttataaaaaatactaataattaatataaacatactaataaaatataaaaaataaacggtaatagtaaaataatatatactataATCTTAAGGGAAAAAAAGTTTCTATGctaaatgataatataataattaatgatcTGAAATGTAAAATGGtataaaattatgtaaagaaaaaaaaaccataataaAGAAATTGCGGATAATAATAGGgttattctaataaaataaaaatagaaaattaaaattataaaaacaaaaataaaagtattccTACCTATGCGTCCCACTATACAAGTCTAGTTTTATATACTTCCGTACAAGGATACATAAGTTAAGTTAATGTTGTAGAGATCAGTTCAATGAATactaaataaatacatgaacTCAGGGAATTGGTTGAATGTTTTGGCCAGAATGTAAAATGAAAGAAGCTCTTCACCTCAATTCCTGAACATAATTACAGATACAAAAaggtgataaaaaaaaatactaagcTATCAGTTCAATTGTCTAGACATACACCTACATCAATTTGGTCCAGTGCTAAAGAGTTGCAACATTCAAATGATTTCTCTGTCAGAGTCGATGACAATAACATAAACCAATTCATGTTTCTTAAATCTTTAGAAGATCACTTTGAtgccataaatatttaaagatgaagaaaatgaatgtgAAGTATATCTTTGATGATGATTTAGTTCATAAAAATGTCATCAAAGGCAGTGAAGCAAGGAATGAGAAAAGGCTTAGAACAGCATATTCTCACTTGGCACTGTTCCCAAATCTTCTCCTTACATCAGAAGATCCTGGGGGCTTTCTTCCTTGAGTAACTGGTTGTTGTTTCCTTGATGAGACGGGAACAGGCACAGGCACATGCACAGGCACGGGCGCAGGAATGAATGATGGGATCATACTCCTATTTGCATCGTAGGTTGTAGGAAACCCAAATGAACAAATCTTATAGTTAATATCTTCTGAGAGGCTTATATGCAACTACAATAAGTAACTGACATAAACTGTAACCAAGAGGGTAAATTACCTGCTGTCTGCGTTCTTTATTGATCTgagatttgtttttttctttgctttaaTGCCTAATCCACTGGAAATGGTGATTGGTTTAGGTATTTGTGGTGGCCAATGCAAGTCTGACTCAGAAGAATCACTAGTTACAGTAGCAATCTCGTGTTCATCTGATTCGTCTGTGGTAGTCATATCAAAACTGGGTCTCCGTAAATCTTCATTGTCTTGGTTGTCCTTTTTATTAGAGGAGTTGTCTATTTTAGAAGGCTCTGAGAGAAAATTGAGACTTAACCTCGGAGAAGATTGTTTGCTTTCTACTTCCCACGCTCCCACAACACTATCATCACTAGTTATGCTGTCATTTCTGTTCATGGAAATCTTATCACCCCAATCTCCAGAAATTGATTCTTTATCATCCTCCTTTCTTTCACTTGTAACACTTGTCCATTGAGGTGAATTGGCATCCATGTCATGAGGATCTAGGCTTTGTCTTTTCAACGTTGAAGCAACATTTTTCTGATCCTACAAGATATGTTATTAGTATTtttccataaataaaaatataatgtgtTAAATAGAGATTGATCCGATCACATGGTTGGAGATCCCGTAATGATTTATCAAATTGCAGGAATTAAGGTAAGTAACGTGTTACTTACGTCCAGGCTACTAGAATCATCTTTTGATAGCCTACGAGATCCACCACTGGAAGGCCGATGCACAGGAGGAGAAGATGCATATGATTTATGCTTAGGTGTTTCATTGCAATTATTAAACTGTTCTGCTTCTCCTTCCTTTCTCGCTAAGGCTGCCTTCAAACTAGCAATCTGACAAATATATTGCACAAAAATACTCAAACACACTAAACATTCAATTTGAAGTTATCGTGATAAAATCGTTAATGCAAAGAACCTGTTCTTTAAGCTCTTTCACATCTGAATTGTCTTTATTAACTCGCGCTGAACCGAGTTCGACAGTGGCGACTCGTTCGGCGAACTTGAGTGTGCTAAGTGTTTCTCCAAGAGCTTCGGGCTCCGGACTTATATGAACAAACATGAGAGTCTTTGCTTGCCCTCCTAGGACCCATAAAACACTTCATTAATAGCCAAAAGGAGAAAAAACAAATGTCGTATGTGGTCAAATGAATAGAAAACACCATACCAAGAGAATCTTGAAGTAGCTGAGTGAGTTTGCTATTCCTGTAGGGAACATGTGGACTCTTTTGGGCAAGGGCAGAAATTACATCTCCCAATGCAGAAAGTGACTTGTTGATATGTTGAGCCTCCTTGAGTCTATCCCCTGTAGCCTCCGTTTTATCAGCCCTCTCACTTCCTGCCAGATCAACCAGATGCATGCAACCACGAATTGTGCCTCCTGAGGTCAAGTTCTTTCCTTGAACATGAACTGTAAGACAACTGCAATATTATACCATAAATAGTTAGAGGATATAACTAAAGTCTACAACTTACAATTACAATCTTCTAATTACCTGTGAGACCGACTACTACGATCATTCATGGCAGTAGAACCAACAGCACGATTCTTATGTCCCAAGTTCATCAAACTTATGACATCAGAAGTGCATGAAACCCGAACAAGGTTAGCATCTGGAACGTTGATGCCATTAAGGGAACTATTGCGGATGTCTAACGTATGAAGGTGTCAAGAATTACATTAAGCGAAAAGAGAATCAACAATTGAACATGGCGtacagatatatatatatatatatatatatatatatatatatatatatatatatatatatatatatatatatatatatatatatatatatatatatatatatatatatatatatataactctatTAGTATATTGTCAAAGAAAGGATATCTTTTATTAGCGCCATCGGACAAAAGTAGGTCCCTAACTTGCTCGTTGTAAATCTCAAGCATCTGAACAGAGATTTCATAAGAAATTGTATCTTTTCTTTGATCAGAGAGATAGAAAAGGTCTCCTAGTGCACGATAGTTGACACCTATGGTCTCATCGTTAAGTTCATCTGGCCCAGACTGTATCAATACATAGttacattaaaaattaagttgTTTGAATAAGAGGGTGAAAACAAGGTTGTTTGAATCTTTTACCATAGTGAATGTTTTTCCTGATCCCGTCTGGCCATAGGCAAATATGCAGACATTATAACCGTCCAAAACAGAACGAATAAGAGGTTGTGTGTCGGCAAAAACTTCTCCTGTAACCAAATCGTAAATATCAACAATGATGATAAATATAATGAGTAAAAAGGTTCTAAATTGTGGCCACAgtcacaatttcatcaaactCCTTGATATTGAAGGAAATTACAGAAGTTGTCATACTGAgaaatagtgttttttttttcaaaaccttGAGTAGCAACAACAAGGACAAATTATGACGAACCTTGGGTTGCAGAAGGACCAAATGCTCTATTGAAATTAAATGTCTTCTTCCCCTCTTTACCGTATTTGGAAGGTGTTATGATTGAGATACTTCCATCTTCCACGTTACCGACAGAGCTATAATGACTTGGTTGACCACCCAAGAAAGGTCGGACTCTACAGTATACCCTAATATTTCCTATCAAcatgaaatttttgtttaaccTTCACTCTCATTTACAACATGAGCAATCAAGGAGACTAATCATAGATATAAAGTCTTGATCATTACAATTCACCTTTCAGATCTTGCACTACATTATATAACTTGCGGTTTTCTTCAAGAACTTTATGGTATCCCGAAGCAGCACAGGTTAGGCTGTATAGGTGCTTGCCTATTAAGGTTAGACAAGTAATTAGATAAATGATATGTTTTCGTTAAATATTGACTTAGACGGGTTTATTTTgtcattaaacttacttagaTTAATGATCTCCTTCTGGTGTTCACTTTGCATCAATTGCATTCCTTGTTTTGTTTGATGGACAATGTTTTTCAATTCCTAGAGAAAGTTTGCATTGAATTAGTTATTTTACCTCTTTAGTTCCTTGACAAAGTCAACATCACATTCTGGTATATACTGAAAATTACCTGGATGTTTCTATTTTGTTGCGCAACTATATTTTGCTGCTTCGAAATCGATTTTTTGTGGATTGATTTTTCATGTTCATTGCACATCTTTTCACAACTTTCCTCTCGTTTATTTTCTTCCCTGTGTTCATCTTGAATGTCACGCTCAACTTTTACATCATGTTCATCTCGTATATCATGTTCATCTTTTACATCATGTTTATCTTGTAGATCATGCTCTTCTTGTACAGCATGttcatcttccttttctttcaccttaataattatcaaacaaaaaaaaaagtagagcAGTTGAGATCGAGATAATGATCAATCTAATCGTTTTTATTTGCACACTTGTAAGACGAAAGCATTTATGAATCTGAATTTTACCGTTTCATTAATAGAAGCAGCTTCTGAAATTGAACATTCAGTTTCACACGGTGCTGTATCTTCCCTAGTTGTTTTATACTGCCAGGAATTAACAAGTGTGACTTTTTTTGCCATGGGGTATGAAATTGAACATCGCTAGAAGAGAGAGACACAAACCATTTTACATCGAATTTGCATGTGATGTTCACATTCCTCCATGACTTTGCTAAGCAAGGATTCCACTGCCTGTTATGGCAAAACATTTCATATCATTAACGAATGTGGTATAGcaccaaagaaaaagaaaaatccagGATAAATTcattgaacaaaaacaaaactggTTTATGCTACATACGTACAAGTAtcttttaaatgttttgtttttgctACATATATTAAAGAATCTTACAGTGAGAATTTCTTCTGGATTTTTGTCGGACAAATATTGACGAACGAGTGAATTTAAGGAGAAAGAACCCTGCAGATAGAAATTCAAAAAGCTTTGATGTTAtaaacaaaatagtaaaatattataaacaataaagCTTCCTAACCCTTTCGCTTCGATCTTGTCCGGGATCACTCATATAACCACCATCTCTATCCCCTGATGGCAAAGGACTCATAGACTTCATGAATGGTTCTGAGTTTTTCCTCGTAATTCGTTTCGCAGAGATAGGTGGCTTTGCATTCGCAACCCCACTATATTTCCCAGATGCACTTCCTCCAACTTTTCGTTCGGCATAAGACTTTAGCTCTAGAACACAATCCACTACCCTCTCAGAGTTTCCTCCCTGTAAGTACAACAACGAAGCAGAAACCAAAAAATGGTTAAAGCTAAAGAAAAATTAGATTGTGCtacatataaattattataatctaGTGAATCCATCAACGTACTGAATAGAAAATTTTCAGACTCATTAAAAACCACCTGTTCCAAATCAGAAACTTCGAAGGTAGGAAGCCCCATTTCCTCCACAGCCACAAgaaaattctttatattttcttggtACTGATATGCAGATGTTGTTCCATCAGGAATAATAACAGAATCACAAGGTTTTTCAAATACCTAACAACATAGGTCCAAATGTCCAATAAATGTCAAAACAGGGTGCATGCTTGAGGAGTCAACGTAAAGTGAAACATCAAACATGTATATTAAACATGATGCGGTACCTTCGACACTGTTCCAGGTTGAATTTTGTTAAGAACACTACATAGGATAATCCCACTACGCAATCCAATCCTGAAGTCTCCTTCAGAAGGTTCAGCTGGCAAGTCTTTCCCTCGAACAACTCCAACTGTTTTCCGTAGCCAACCAGCTGCTTCATACCTTCTCAAGGCTACAACACGAGACGTGAAATATCCGTGTTAAAGATCCATGTTACTCTTTCTTGAAGATCACTTACGTTTTCTATAGTTCATGCAATTACTAACGgacaaaactttaaaacaacTGTCTTTGGTGTTGTTCTTCAATTGGATTCAAAGTATtcataataaaagattaaacaaagtatatataagttttttttttcattacaaGTATGTATTTCCATCATTGTAGGAACAATCAAGATCCTTTATTGAAgccaaaagaataaaattttcaacaaaacaATATTCATTTATTGGTTGAAACTTGAAAACAGCATCTTTTTTGgccaagaaaaataatattagcaGTGAGTAAAGAATTGGaattgataagaaaagatggagAAAAAGGATTATTATATATACAGGTTTCTTCAGTTTTTCTGGATGCCGAGTTTGCGTCTAAACGACTAGCATGCTGTTGAAGAACCTCTTCAACCACAGAAGCCAAAGAGAATGTTAAAACTGGTTCAGTTGCCATTTTCTGGCTTCAAGAAATTCATAAGAAAAAACACCAAGCCGATGGTGGGGCCAGACTTGGACTCAAATGTTATATATTAACCCAAAGACTCGTAAAGAAAGTTTGATCTTAAggagaataattaaaaaaacttagcTATGAGTGAAAAAAGGTTTctcaaaggaaaagaaaatgggtGGATAAATCTGAGAAAAAggttgaaaatgaaagaaaagaatgagGGAGAATGTGAAGGAATTGAAGAaagcaaagagaaagaaaatgggtTTGGAATTTCTAGTCCTTTCTCTCGCTTTCTCTTGGTTCTCTGCATTTTCTCCCTCTAGTTTCGTGTCTATATTAACGTACAAAAGCGAACCCCAAACTAGTTCCGACCTTCCCGCTATGTCATCACTTATTCCTTTTGTATTTATTGGATCATAAAATGCTGCAATTTCTTGTTTATCCAAATGAGGTACAATATAATTTACCATTACAGCTCAGATTATTATGTacataaattgtaaaaataaaagataaaattataaatatagaataactattaaatattgttttaatggATTGTGTGACTTTCACAAACAATTAAATGAATTCctaaattaagaaactaaatgctATTTATGGAAGTAACTATTTCGCACTTTCTTTCCCTCTTTGGAGACAATTTAATctgtttaaaaaacaaatttagttttaatgaTGAGTTGAGTATAATTGCGAATTGTTTCATGTATGTaacattttctatttataagtgAGCGTGTTTACCTAAGTACTGGTGCATTGTGAAGAAATCCTAAAACCATGCAAAAATGAAATTAGAGGCTCCAATACATCAAACAAAACtcttaatacattttaaatacttatatatatacatcTTCATTTATGGATGTCATTTGTAGTTTATGTAAAATGGCATATACATGATTAGGAAAACAAAAGGGTTGTCCTAACTAACTTGTTAGTGTcgaagaaacaaaattaaaaagccattgtgttattttaattgttaaataaaaatatctgttAAAATACTTATGGATAATACATAAAGTTcattttttggaaaaaaaatatgtggAAGATTTGGTACAAGTTATTTGTTTGAAAGTTTATCTTTTGACACTGGTTATTTTATCTAAATGATATGTGTTAACGAACACCTAGTATATGTGAGgaatgaagtcccacattggtggAAACTTGTAAAGGGGTATGGCTTGGTGGCTATAAAAGAAACCCCTTACCCCTTTGTTAAATATCTCATTCTCTTCTTTGTTCTCTCATTTCTTgttttctcataattttgagaaattCTTAAGTGAAAGAGAGAGGTGCTGTAAATTTCTTCTACtagtataaaatttctttttttgccTATTATCagtattttctcttctctattttagttgtgtgtgAAACGTTTGGTAGTGTGAAAGTGTTGTCTGGGAAAGTTAACTTCTTGGTGTGTTACTTCATGGTTTACCTGTGTTGTTCCAGTAGACAATACTATTCATAGTGAGAAGTGCATAAGCCGATATTTTAGAAATCATGGCAACAAAATACGAGATAGAGAGGTTCAACGGGTACAATTTCTCGTTGtggaaattgaagataaagaaaattttgagaaaGGATAATTGCATAGCTGCAATTGAAGGAAAACCCGCAGAAATGACGGAGCAGAAGTGGAAAGAAATTGACAACAACGCCATCGCGAATTTGCACCTATCAATGGCAGATTCAGTGTTATCCAGTGTGGCGGAGAAAGAAACAGCAAGGGAGATTTGGGATGCcctcataaaattatatgaggTGAAGTCTCTTCACACAAGAATATTCTTGAAGAGGAAACTCTACACTCTTCGGATGAGTGAGTCCACAACGGTGACGGACCACATCAACCATCTGAATACTTTGTTTGCCCAACTATCAGCGGCAGATTTCAACATAGTTGAAAATGAACGCGTGGAGCTTCTACTGCAGAGTTTACCAGACTCGTATGATCAACTCATCATCAATATTAcgaataataatattgaaggCTGTCTACACTTTGAGAATGTTGCCGGAGCAATTTTTGAAGAAGAATCTAGGCGGAGGAACAAAGAAGACATACTGGAAAGTTCAAAGGAAACACAAGCTTTGGTGATGATGAGAGGAAGATCAACGAAATATGGGTCTAGTGGGAGTCAATCCCATGATAGATCTCAAAGTAAGAAGCATCTCAAATGCTACAATTGTGGCAAAAGGGGGCATGTCAAGAAAGAATGTTGGCACGGGAAGAGTGGAATAAAGAACTCTGATGCATCAACCTCACAAGGTTGTATGGCAAATACGGATGAAGATATTCTGTGAGAAAGAGGGGAGATCTGGTAAGTCATAAAAGCTCAGAAGATCATGACATGTGCTTATGGGAGATACGTTGTAGAAAGCTAATGCAATGGTTGCATTGACAAGTCAAGAAGAAACGGTGTTGACGTGACATCGTACTTGGACATATGTCAAAGTGAAGTTTGCAAGGCGAAACGTAATCTGTACTCGAGCTTAAGAAGGTTGTTTTACCTTTATGCGAGCACCGTGTGATAAGCCAACAACATAGATCGAAGTTTGCAAGTTTGACTACCAGAAAGAAAACACAAGAAGACTTGGTTCATTCTGATGTAAGGGAATCACCGAAGTTATTCCTAGGAGAAGCAAAGTTTATTCCAGGAGTTTATGAGTGTATTACATCAAGAGGAAGTCAAATGTGTTGTTGTTACCAGTTCAAGGAAACCAAAGCACGAGTAGAGCTTGAAACTGGGGAAAGAATGAAGTGCTTGGGCTATGCTAACAATGTGAAGGGGTATTGCCTGTGAGTTCCACCGCTCACAAGGTTATTGTTATGCAGGAATGAAATGATGCTCCAATCAGAAGGCtttgaagaacaagaaaacttgGTTTATAGGTTGAACAAATCTCTATACGGTCTAAAGCAGGCGCCAAGGTGTTGGTATAAGAGATTTGATTCCTTTATCATTAGCCTCGGATACAACAAACTAAGTTCAGACCATTGTACATACTACAAGAGGTTTGAGGATAATGAtttatcattttgttgttgtatgtggatgacatgttggTGGTAGGCCCCAACAAAGCTCTAATCCAAGAACTGAAGGCACAATTGGCTAAGGAGTTTGATATTAAAGGACTTGGAACCGGTAAACAAGATTTTAGGGATGCAAATTCACCGAGACAGAAAAAGATAGGAAGATTTGGCTTTCTCAGAAGTAAAACTTACTAAAAGTCTTGCGGCGCTTCAACATGCAAGAGTAAAAGCCAGTTTTACCCCATCTCCTATCAATTATCCTCAAGTATGAGTCCTAGCAGTGAAGCAGAGAAGACGGAGAAGTCTCGAGTACCGTATGCATCGGTGGTGGACAGCCTTATAATTGCTATGATGCGtacaagaccagacattgcaCAAGTAGTGGGAGTGGTTAGTATGTTCGTGGTAGGTTTAGGTGGAGAGCAGTAAAATATTGATCAGGTGTTGCATTGCATTTCGGAGAATCAGAATTTGGTGTCAAAGGTTATTGGCAGATTTACGTAAATTCGATTCTACTGAAGTTTATCAGAAGAACAAGCAACACGAAGGCAAAGATGGTGTGAAGATTTGATTAgtttcatcaaaatcttcaagtgggaGATTGTGAGgaatgaagtcccacattggtggGAACTTGTAAAGGGGTATGGCTGGGTGGCTATAAAAGAAACCCCTTACCCCTTTGTTAAATATCCCATTCTCTTCTTTGTTCTCTCCTTTCTTgttttctcataattttgagaaattCTTAAGTGAAAGAGAGAGGTGTTGTAAATTTCTTCTACTAGtataaaatttccttttttGCTTATTATCagtattttctcttctctattttagTTGTGTGCTTGTGTTGTATGAATGATACCTAACAGTATATGTATTTTATTGTAAACAATGGACGTggtttctttaaataaaatattgcattttagaaaacaaaattacactcgtaattattaattaaatcaaatttttttgaattttattatatgtatattttatttaattttgttgtcaCTCTTAactattaattttgtaattagtgattactattatatttaattttctagtagcagttttaattttttttatagtgattcaattaaaaattgttatgtaacatggtttttttaatattaaacacgttaaaattgatactaaaattttttataacataaaaaaatatattcatatattcttttaatattgatttcaGCTTttgttacaaaaaaaaaataggaggATTCAAATCATTGAAGCAAAGCATGTAGTccagaaataaaaaatagatatagTATTAATGATAGCCATTTCATCTGCTTTCGTAGCTCAGTTGGTTAGAGCACCCGTTTAGTAAGCGGGAGGTCTTGAGTTCGACTCTCAACGAAAGcaacttttgtatttttgtagcAAACTGGTTCTTTATCAAGGAGGCCCGGTATTTGCATTTTCTTATCCCAAGTCCAAcgaaatttcaaaaatttgagatttttttctttctaaaatgtTTTCtagtattaataaaaaaatttgaagaataaaagtattcaattaaaattaaaaatataattatccgTTATTCAagtcataaattttaattgttttaatttttcttttcttacttttcttttatatatatatatatatatatatatatatatatatattattagtcaATTCCTTAATAAACTTGTAGAATACAAC
This sequence is a window from Vigna angularis cultivar LongXiaoDou No.4 chromosome 2, ASM1680809v1, whole genome shotgun sequence. Protein-coding genes within it:
- the LOC128195588 gene encoding kinesin-like protein KIN-14G gives rise to the protein MDANSPQWTSVTSERKEDDKESISGDWGDKISMNRNDSITSDDSVVGAWEVESKQSSPRLSLNFLSEPSKIDNSSNKKDNQDNEDLRRPSFDMTTTDESDEHEIATVTSDSSESDLHWPPQIPKPITISSGLGIKAKKKTNLRSIKNADSRSMIPSFIPAPVPVHVPVPVPVSSRKQQPVTQGRKPPGSSDVRRRFGNSAK
- the LOC108327611 gene encoding kinesin-like protein KIN-14I, whose amino-acid sequence is MATEPVLTFSLASVVEEVLQQHASRLDANSASRKTEETSLRRYEAAGWLRKTVGVVRGKDLPAEPSEGDFRIGLRSGIILCSVLNKIQPGTVSKVFEKPCDSVIIPDGTTSAYQYQENIKNFLVAVEEMGLPTFEVSDLEQGGNSERVVDCVLELKSYAERKVGGSASGKYSGVANAKPPISAKRITRKNSEPFMKSMSPLPSGDRDGGYMSDPGQDRSERGSFSLNSLVRQYLSDKNPEEILTAVESLLSKVMEECEHHMQIRCKMYKTTREDTAPCETECSISEAASINETVKEKEDEHAVQEEHDLQDKHDVKDEHDIRDEHDVKVERDIQDEHREENKREESCEKMCNEHEKSIHKKSISKQQNIVAQQNRNIQELKNIVHQTKQGMQLMQSEHQKEIINLSKHLYSLTCAASGYHKVLEENRKLYNVVQDLKGNIRVYCRVRPFLGGQPSHYSSVGNVEDGSISIITPSKYGKEGKKTFNFNRAFGPSATQGEVFADTQPLIRSVLDGYNVCIFAYGQTGSGKTFTMSGPDELNDETIGVNYRALGDLFYLSDQRKDTISYEISVQMLEIYNEQVRDLLLSDGANKRLDIRNSSLNGINVPDANLVRVSCTSDVISLMNLGHKNRAVGSTAMNDRSSRSHSCLTVHVQGKNLTSGGTIRGCMHLVDLAGSERADKTEATGDRLKEAQHINKSLSALGDVISALAQKSPHVPYRNSKLTQLLQDSLGGQAKTLMFVHISPEPEALGETLSTLKFAERVATVELGSARVNKDNSDVKELKEQIASLKAALARKEGEAEQFNNCNETPKHKSYASSPPVHRPSSGGSRRLSKDDSSSLDVSNTLLTLIPAI